In Levilactobacillus brevis, the genomic window GTCACCTAAAGAACAAGCAATCAATGCCAAAGAATTAATTTAACTAACGACTGCTTTGACTATCGCTATCAACGATTTAAATCAGCGGGTTAAACAAGAAAAGCCTAAACGTGGTGGTTCAGCTCTCAAACGTCGTCGCCGTAAATTGAAACACTTTCTTCATCAATTAACGACTGATTATTTACCACGTAAACAAAGATATGAGTTTGATGAAGCAACTTTTGGTGACCGCAATAGTTTCTCAAAGACTGATTTGGATGCCACTTTTATGCGAATGAAAGAAGATCCGATGCGGAATGGGCAATTAAAACCAGGCTATAACTTACAGGTCGCTAGTCAAAATCAATTTGCGCTTTATTATCAACTGTATCAACGACCAATCGATACCCGGACCTTGGTTCCATTTGTAACTCATATCTTTAAACAAACACCTAATGCTGTCCACTGGATAGTTGCTGATGCTGGTTATGGAAGTGAAGCTAATTATCAAAAACTCACCGATGATTTCCAATTACATTATGCAATTCCTTATGGAATGTATGAGAAAGAACAAACACGTGCGTATCATAAAGACCGACGTAAGGTCGCTAACTGGCAGTATGATGAAGTGAACGACTCTTACACAGATTTGGACGGTATCACTTTTACGTTTCACAACTATAGTACCCGTCATGATCGCTACGGTTATAAAAAGCAGTTCAAAATCTATCGCACTGTCGAGTACTTTGAAGACCCTAAACGAGAAGCTTTTGCGACGACTAAGAAAGGTAATCGTCGTCAAATAGGCATTAATTACAATTGGTTATATTTTAAAAATAAAGCTAAAGAACAACTGACTAGTAAAATTGGGCATGATTTGTACGCTCGCCGTAAAATTGAAATTGAACCAATCTTTGCTGACCTCAAGACTTACTTGAAGTTCAAACGCTTTTCGGTACGTGGTCTAGCTGCCGTAGATAATGAAATGGGAATCGCTTTAATGGCTGAGAATTTATCAAAACTGTCTAAAATCATTAAACAACCAACCCTAAGACCAAAGAAAAGTGGTGTCAATCGCCACAAACCAGCAATTGACACCACTTTTCTATTTAAGCTCTAGAGTTTTGTCCCAGACTCTTGCTTTGATTTATTCAGGTTGTAAGACTTTTTCCAATTCGGCGACCATGTATTTCGCCTCGTCAGCGTCCTGCCAATCGCGATGGGGGAAGAGGACGTAGCGGTCGAGAATATACCCGGCGATGATTGACGCGATGTAACGAAAGATCATGGTGAAAGGCCAGTCGATAATCAGGTGGTGCTGCTGGAGCTTGGTGACGGTCCCCTCGAAGGACCCGATGAATTGGGCGCGGGCAACCTCGATAAATTCCTGTCGTAAGTCTTCGTTATAGAGTAGTTCGCTGAAGAAGACCTTGATGGCGTCCTGGTTCGCCGCCGCGAATGCCATGCGATTCTGCACGAAGATAACCAGAAAGTCGTGCAGGTTAGTGAAGGGTTTACTCAGGGTATCTTTCTTGAGTTCGGCAGCGACGTCGGGAATAATCTGTTGAATCACGGGTTCCAAGGCGACCCCCAAGATATTGGCCTTGGACTTGAAATGTTTAAACATGGTGCCCTCGGATTGGTGGGCCGCAACGGCAATCTGATGGGTGCTGGTGTTGGCATAGCCCTGCTTGGCAAAGAGCTGGATGCTGGCGATCAGCACGTCCTTTTGCTTTTGCGTGAGGTCTTTCGTCGCTTGAATTGTGGCGGGAAATTGGTCCAAAATTTTATTAATTGACATGACGTGACCACCTTTATATTGGGTTAGGGATGACCGACCGCAGAGATAGCGCGGTTGGTGTGAATTTTTAGGGATAAAACCTACTAGTCTTAATCTTACCAGCTTATGGGGGAAATGTCAGCCAAGTGAGGGGGACGGCATTTGGCCCGTCCTCCCCACCGCGTTCCAGACCAAATTTGGCGAACGGTAAGGCGGCCAGTAAAGAAGACAGTCGCTATCAACCTTTAGCTTAAAACTGATGGCATTAAAAATCGGGCATGCTCGCAGTCATCCCCGGTTTTTAAGTAAAGTGCTCGTTTCATTCAATTAATGTGCCTGAGCCGTCGTCTTTCTGTAAGCGAAGTAGAACTGGGTGATGGCTAAGATAACGTTGACCCAGTTGACCGCCGTGAACCAACCTGTCAGACCAGCAACACCGGCAACACCATAGAATACCCAGAAGCCGGCAATAATAGCAACCACGTTGATCCAGCCGAACCACTTCATTAATTCCCGGTTTGTCGTTGCGGTGCAAGTCCAAATGCCGTTGATAACTAACCAAATAGCAAGAATCCAAAATGTTGTGGTAAACATATTAAAATCCCCTTTCTAGTTATCGAGCGAGTAATCACTCGCCCTTGATTACACCTATAGTTTAACACCATCTTCGAAAAGTACAACCCCTTTATGACACTTTTTTAGCGCAGGGGAGAATGTGAAAAGTAATAGGCTATAAATCGTTGCTATAAAGGGAATCTTTGCCTCATTTACACAAACAATAAATAATGATTTTCAATGATTTTTGCCTCAACGATCCGATTGTCGTCAGCAACTTCCGCAGTGGTGCCGCTGAAGTCTTAAGTTTTTTCAGCATTTGACGATTGGATGAGATCTAAGTGGCCTGTCTTATCGGTAATTACGGATTTAAAGGTGCCTCTGCATTTCGTTTAGGGGGTGTTGCAAATAAGGATGCCACGAACCGCAAAAAAAGCGCCCGAACAGGTCGAGCGCTTTCGTCAGTTGTTATGCGTTAAGGTAAAACGTTCCCCGCAGCCAAGTAGATATCGTACCATTCCTGCTTGGTCAAGTTCACGTCGGCACCGGCCGCGCTATCCTTGATGTGGGTCGGGTTCATGGTGCCTAGCAACACTTGGACGTTTGCCGGATGACGGAGAATCCAAGCCACGGCAATCCCGTTCTTTGATACGCCATACTTGTCGGCTAACTTCTGCAGCACCTTGTTCAGGTCGGCATACTTAGGATCGTTGATGAACATGCCGGCGAAGAGGCCGTACTGGAATGGGGACCAGGCTTGAATCGTTACGTGCTTACGCCGGGCGAATTCAATCATCCCGAAGTCGTTGTGGGTTGGGACGTCGCCCATGTTGACGTGCAGGCCTTCCGTAATCATGCCGGCATGGGCCGCGCTGAATTGTAGCTGGTCAAACATCAGCTTCTGGTCGACGGCCTCTTGAACCAACAGGTATTGTTGGACGTTGAAGTTGGAAACCCCGAAGTGGCGAACTTTACCCTCGCGTTGCAACGTGTTGAAGGCGTCGGCGATTTCTGCCGGGTCCATCAGAGGGTCTGGCCGGTGAAGGAGGAAGGCGTCCAGGTAATCAATGCCCATCCGCGAAAGAATGCCGTCAACGGCGTCAATCAGATGTTGCTTGCCGAAGTCGTAGCGTGACCCAAAGACAAGGTCGTCGTGACTTCTGTTCGGGTCGAGGATGATGCCACCCTTGGATTGGATGTAGAAATCATCACGGGACAGGCCGGAAGCCTTCAATGCGTCGCCGAAGACTTCTTCGGACTTCCCATTGACGTAGATATCCGCGGAGTCGATGTAAGTGATGCCGGCTTCGTGGGCAGCTTGGAGCGCTTTAACGGCGTCCGCTTGGTCCAGGACACCCATCCGCATGATGCCCAGCGCAACGGCGGATGCTTGCCAGTTACTGCCACCTAATTGCAGTTGTTTCATCAAGAAAAACCCCTTTATTTTGAGATTTAAAACTTACAAGTTTAATTGTACAACGAATAGGCTGAAATATCTCGTGACGACATCCATGAGGGGGGCATGGATGGTTTGGCTGCGCGTGGTCGGTAGGTAAAAGGTGATAGGGACGGGATCGCCATCGGGTAAGGAACTTCTGGAAGTGAACGAACCAAGCGTTGGGCGATTCGATCCGGATTAAGGGCGTGTTGCAAAATAAAATCGCTTGTTAGCCGCACGGTGGGTTCATTTCCAGCGAGTCGTCAAAATAAAACGGTTGACAATTCCGGCTGAACCATTATAGTTAATTACACAAGTAACTAACCAATACACTAAAGAGCGGGGGATTTTTAACATGACAATGAAAACTGTGGTCGACGTTCACGACCTGGAGAAAACGTACGGTAAAGCCAATGAACGTCAGTATCAAGCCTTGAAGGGACTGAACTTTACGGTGGCCGCCGGTGAGTTTGTCGGCATTATGGGGGCTTCCGGTTCCGGGAAGACCACGCTATTGAATATGCTGTCGACGCTGGACGTGCCCACCAAGGGAGATGTCGTGGTAAACGGCCACGACGTCACCAAGATGCGGGGCAACCAGCTGGCGGATTTTCGGGCGCAAGAGGTCGGCTTTATTTTCCAAGACTTCAACTTGTTGGAGAGCCTGACGGCCGAAGAAAATATCGGCTTACCACTGGCCTTGAAGGGGACGTCCTCCCGAGTGATGGACCAGGCCATTCATGAAGTCGCTGAGACGCTGTCGATTGCCGACCTCTTGCCGAAGTATCCTGCCGAGTTATCCGGGGGTCAAAAGCAGCGGGTCGCCGCGGCTCGGGCCATCGTTCACCATCCGTCGATTCTGATGGGGGATGAACCGACGGGGGCTTTGGATTCCACGAGTGCGCGGGAATTACTGGACCTATTGACCACGATTAATCAGAAACAGCAGATGTCGGTGTTACTGGTGACCCACGATCCTTTCTCCGCCAGCTTCTGTCAGCGGATTTTGTTTATCAAGGATGGCCAGATTGGTTCTGAGATTAAGCGCGGTGATCAGGATCGCAGTGCCTTTTACCAACAGATTTTGACTGAACTCGGCACGTTCAACGAGTAGGGGGCGACGAAATGTTAGGAAAATTAGCACTGGCTGGGATTAAGAACCGGCGACGAGACTACCTCGTCTTATTGGTGGGACTGACCATGTCGGCCGCCATCTTCTATATGTTTGCCAATCTCGCGACCAACCAGGCCTTCATTAAGGCCAATGCGGTCGTGAGCCAGGCGTCGTTAATCTTTGGCTTCGGCGCCGTTTTATTGATTTTGATTACGGTTGTCTACATTATGTATGCCAACAGTTTTCTCCTGAGCATGCGCCAGCACGACTACGGCTTGTTTATGATGCTGGGAGCCACCCGCAAGCGCGTGGGTGAACTGGTCTTCTTGGAAACCTTGATTCTAGGGAGTGTGGCGACCGCCGTGGGAATTGTCCTGGGGTTGGCCATGAGTCAATTCCTCGTTGGCTTTTTGCTGGACATGCTGGGGTTACATCTGGCCCATCTATCGGCCGTGTACCTGCCAGCCATCGTGGTCACGGCGGTACTGTACGTGGGGCTGTTTATCTTAGCCTCGCTGTTTAACCTGGTGCGCTTGACCCGGACGACGGTGCTGAAACTACTTCACACCGATGAACAAGCTAACCAGCCCAAAGTGCATCCTTTCCGGCAAATGGTGGCGGCCGTCTTGGGCGTGATCTTCCTGGCGATTGGATACTGGGCGCTGGCGGCCATCATGGATCTGCAGGTGACGGCCATTCCTGTAGCCTTGGTCACCATTACCATCGGGACCTACCTTCTCTTCCGGGCAACGATTCTGGTGATTATCCAGGGGTTGCGGCGAACCAAGTGGGCTAAGAAACATCTAAATGGTTTCTTGTTGGGACAGCTGAACTTCCGGGTATACAACTACACGCGGATGTTGACCATTGTTTCCTTACTATTTGCAATGGCTCTGGGTGCGATTACGGTCGGGTCTGGCTACCACCGGCAATTGCCGATGATGGCCAACAGTCTAGGGACGTACACGGTGGCTATTCACAACAAGACCGCGCAGGAGCAGCACTTGATCGACCAGTTGAACGTCAAACACCAAACCACCTACACGCAGAAACGTCAGGGGAAAGTGGTCTACTACAAAGCCGCTGATCTACAGCGTCAACCGTTTGAGCTGAATCGTGGGACCACGGAAGCCAAGTATGCGACCCATCCGAAATACTATACGGAGTCCCTGAAGCAGTTTAAGCAAAAGGGCAGCCAGAGCCTGGACTTTCTGAGCCTGGCCATTCGTAGCGAGCAAGGCTTCTACGCACCACAATTTCTGAGTGCCCGGCAGTTTGCCCGCCAACCGGGAAAGACGGTGACGGTCACCACGGTGCGGGTCAAAGATATGATTCAAGACCGGCACGTGCTGAAGCGGTTGAACAAGCTGGAACTACAACGGTTCCCCCAGCCAGCAGCCATGACGGTCGGCAATTACCAGTCATATGAACTGATGAGTGGCTTCTTCGGTGGCCTGGAATTCATGGGCTATTTCTTAGGAATTGCCTTTCTAGCCATGTTGGCCTCGTGCCTGATGTTTAAGATTCTCTCGGGAGCACCCGGGGACAAACGGCGCTACCAGATGCTCTACAAAGTTGGGGTACGCTACCGGTTGATGCGTACCGGGATTGCGAAAGAAATCGGGATTTTATTCTTAATTCCTGGTATCATGGGAGTAATCGATGTTCTGTTCGGTCTTCAGATGTTTAAGCCGTTGATGCAGAGTCCCATGAGTCCCTATCTGGGGATTGGCGGAATCTTCGCCATCTTCATTGGACTGTACGCGATTTACTACATGATTACACTGACACTGTATTGGCGAATCGTTTTACCGAAGGCACCGAATGATTAGTTAGCAGAACGAGTTCACAAAGAATGTGGGAAAGTAAAATGAAATTTAATTTCGATAGTCCGGAGCCCATCTACCTGCAGGTGGCCGAGCAAGTGGAAGAGGCAATCTTCACGGGCATCTATCGCGCGGGAGAACAGGTACCGTCAACGACAGAAATGTCCAAAGAATTTCATATTAATCCGGCCACGGTGCTCAAAGGCATCAACCGACTCGTGGCGGCTGGCGTGATTGAGAAGCGCCGCGGCGTGGGGATGTTCGTCACGGCCACGGCCGCCACGACGATTCGTGAGAAGCGCCGAGCGGAGTTCTACGACCGCTACGTGAGCAACTTTACCAGTGAAGCTAAGAAGCTTAACCTGTCCGAAGACGAGCTCATCGCGCTGATTAAACGGGGGTACGAGCCGGAGTGACAGCGGCCTGTGGTTACTAGTAATTCCGTCTGTTGTGAGACCGATTTGAGTTGGCAGGTGGCCTTGCTGCTTGCGGTATTTAGGCTACGGTAGCGTATATCTGTAGCGCTTGGCTGCAGGGATGCCGTCAGCTGTTTGTCGGTTTACTATTGCAAAATTTAATAGGAGACTGGGTCTTCACCATTGATGGTGGCGATTCAGTCTTTTCTGTTTGGGATAATTTGATTGAAAGGACGACCATGCCGGAGATCATCAGGGGCACCTCTGATAGGCGTAAGCTACGAGCTAAAACTAAAGTTATTTTCCTTGCTTAAGGTTGAAAGTTTGCGAACACGCGCCAGTTTCTAGCTGTTAACCTTCAATTCCTTAGTAAAATAACTGTTGAGGCGAAATGTTTTACAAAAGGTGCGAATCACGTTATAGTAGGTTGTGCACAATTGAGTACGTCTGAATTGGCAGGAAAGAAGGAAATGAATGATGGAAATCACGATTAAAGATGCAGCCAAGGCTTACCTGACTGAGAACATTCAACCGGGTAGCGTTCTGTTACTGACCACGGATGACGGGTCCAACCGGTATTCAACGGTGGGTGGCACCTGTGCTATTGGTGATAAATTTCAATTTGTCGCGCTGACCGCTGATGACCCCGACTACGATATTTCCTTAGAAAATAACGCCGGCCTGAACATTAAGACCAATGCCGATACCGAACTCTACTTGAGTAATGGATTGGTCTTAGATCGCGTCTTCAACCAGCTATCTCTTCGCGATGACA contains:
- a CDS encoding transposase, yielding MTIAINDLNQRVKQEKPKRGGSALKRRRRKLKHFLHQLTTDYLPRKQRYEFDEATFGDRNSFSKTDLDATFMRMKEDPMRNGQLKPGYNLQVASQNQFALYYQLYQRPIDTRTLVPFVTHIFKQTPNAVHWIVADAGYGSEANYQKLTDDFQLHYAIPYGMYEKEQTRAYHKDRRKVANWQYDEVNDSYTDLDGITFTFHNYSTRHDRYGYKKQFKIYRTVEYFEDPKREAFATTKKGNRRQIGINYNWLYFKNKAKEQLTSKIGHDLYARRKIEIEPIFADLKTYLKFKRFSVRGLAAVDNEMGIALMAENLSKLSKIIKQPTLRPKKSGVNRHKPAIDTTFLFKL
- a CDS encoding TetR/AcrR family transcriptional regulator, with amino-acid sequence MSINKILDQFPATIQATKDLTQKQKDVLIASIQLFAKQGYANTSTHQIAVAAHQSEGTMFKHFKSKANILGVALEPVIQQIIPDVAAELKKDTLSKPFTNLHDFLVIFVQNRMAFAAANQDAIKVFFSELLYNEDLRQEFIEVARAQFIGSFEGTVTKLQQHHLIIDWPFTMIFRYIASIIAGYILDRYVLFPHRDWQDADEAKYMVAELEKVLQPE
- a CDS encoding aldo/keto reductase; protein product: MKQLQLGGSNWQASAVALGIMRMGVLDQADAVKALQAAHEAGITYIDSADIYVNGKSEEVFGDALKASGLSRDDFYIQSKGGIILDPNRSHDDLVFGSRYDFGKQHLIDAVDGILSRMGIDYLDAFLLHRPDPLMDPAEIADAFNTLQREGKVRHFGVSNFNVQQYLLVQEAVDQKLMFDQLQFSAAHAGMITEGLHVNMGDVPTHNDFGMIEFARRKHVTIQAWSPFQYGLFAGMFINDPKYADLNKVLQKLADKYGVSKNGIAVAWILRHPANVQVLLGTMNPTHIKDSAAGADVNLTKQEWYDIYLAAGNVLP
- a CDS encoding ABC transporter ATP-binding protein encodes the protein MTMKTVVDVHDLEKTYGKANERQYQALKGLNFTVAAGEFVGIMGASGSGKTTLLNMLSTLDVPTKGDVVVNGHDVTKMRGNQLADFRAQEVGFIFQDFNLLESLTAEENIGLPLALKGTSSRVMDQAIHEVAETLSIADLLPKYPAELSGGQKQRVAAARAIVHHPSILMGDEPTGALDSTSARELLDLLTTINQKQQMSVLLVTHDPFSASFCQRILFIKDGQIGSEIKRGDQDRSAFYQQILTELGTFNE
- a CDS encoding FtsX-like permease family protein — encoded protein: MLGKLALAGIKNRRRDYLVLLVGLTMSAAIFYMFANLATNQAFIKANAVVSQASLIFGFGAVLLILITVVYIMYANSFLLSMRQHDYGLFMMLGATRKRVGELVFLETLILGSVATAVGIVLGLAMSQFLVGFLLDMLGLHLAHLSAVYLPAIVVTAVLYVGLFILASLFNLVRLTRTTVLKLLHTDEQANQPKVHPFRQMVAAVLGVIFLAIGYWALAAIMDLQVTAIPVALVTITIGTYLLFRATILVIIQGLRRTKWAKKHLNGFLLGQLNFRVYNYTRMLTIVSLLFAMALGAITVGSGYHRQLPMMANSLGTYTVAIHNKTAQEQHLIDQLNVKHQTTYTQKRQGKVVYYKAADLQRQPFELNRGTTEAKYATHPKYYTESLKQFKQKGSQSLDFLSLAIRSEQGFYAPQFLSARQFARQPGKTVTVTTVRVKDMIQDRHVLKRLNKLELQRFPQPAAMTVGNYQSYELMSGFFGGLEFMGYFLGIAFLAMLASCLMFKILSGAPGDKRRYQMLYKVGVRYRLMRTGIAKEIGILFLIPGIMGVIDVLFGLQMFKPLMQSPMSPYLGIGGIFAIFIGLYAIYYMITLTLYWRIVLPKAPND
- a CDS encoding GntR family transcriptional regulator; the protein is MKFNFDSPEPIYLQVAEQVEEAIFTGIYRAGEQVPSTTEMSKEFHINPATVLKGINRLVAAGVIEKRRGVGMFVTATAATTIREKRRAEFYDRYVSNFTSEAKKLNLSEDELIALIKRGYEPE
- a CDS encoding iron-sulfur cluster biosynthesis family protein, whose amino-acid sequence is MEITIKDAAKAYLTENIQPGSVLLLTTDDGSNRYSTVGGTCAIGDKFQFVALTADDPDYDISLENNAGLNIKTNADTELYLSNGLVLDRVFNQLSLRDDSGILDSAVGLITYTAEEKSELDLKKEMQTLGTRIC